A window of Alkalinema sp. FACHB-956 genomic DNA:
CAGTCCATAGACCCAAACCAGAATATCTCCGAGATAAACCTGAACGCAAACTAACCCAACTAACACAATTCCCACCCCCAGGAATGGGACGGGTAATTCCTTAGGATTGCCGGAGCGCAGGATATATCGCCACGCCGTAATCGCTGCAATAATGCCAGACAGTGACCAACCCAGTAGGGTATGCAAATTCAGCGTGGATTCTGCGGCGGTGTAGGGTTCTGCCAATCCCGCTTCAACTTGTCCAAAAATAATGGCAATAAAAATAGAAATGGTTGCAAAAAATAAATTCCACCAACTCACTTCATACAAACGAACATTACGTGTGAAATAGCCGAGGACATCACAAAACACCGCAAATAATACCATGGCAATCACAAAATGCACGACGATCGGGTGAATGGTATCGGGATAGGGCAAATTGTGATCATTGAGCGGGGGAAGATACTCCAGCATAATTCAAATTAAATTTAAACTAAGAATGAGAAGAGTCTGCCGATCGAGTTTTCTGATATCGGGCTAGCTGAGGAAGCTAGTCAATTAAGTTAAAACCCGCAGCAGACATCTGTCTGTATCATTGAGAGCAACTCCACAAAAATGACAAAAATCCAGCGTGGCAATGGCTAGAATGATACAAACCTGCTCATTGACAATATTTTCCATAGTCGCTTTTTCCATAGTCGTTTTTCCATAGTCGCTATCGCTTCCTATTTCTCGTCCTTTCTGCGTGTGAACACCGATCGGACAAGAACCCTATTATTTGGCAGAGAATCAATCACGGCGATCGACTAATCACCAGGCTACAATCACCGGAATCTATGTTGCAACATGTTGCAACAGTCCATTGGGAGAGTCTAGCGTGGTTTCACTCTTTCGTAGCTTACCGAGGAAATCTCCTCTCTGGTGGGGTTTGTAGGATTTTTTTAAGACTCATCGGCTAACCTATCCTTGAGTTACAAGTGCGACACGCTGTCTTAGAATTATCTAAACTTTAGAATTGCCTTAACTTTAGACTTGTCCTAGATTAAGCTTGATGGACTATCCTTGACCATTGCCCTTTAAGCTTGCCAGTAGATATTCCGATTAGACATTTACCTATTAGACATTGACCCATTAGACCTTCCCCAGCAGATTGCAAAGTGAGTTGAGCGTCTCTACCGGACTGATCCAGGTGATCACAGTGGTTGGTGATGGGGTTGGCGACGGGGTTGGCGACGGGGTTGGTGACATGGCTTCGTTAGGAGATTGACATCTATGTTGACATCTGTATTGACATCTCTTGCGCAACCCATGCCCCATCCCTTGTATGAATCCCTTGCATAACCCATACCCCATCCCTTGTATAACCCCTTGTATAAACCCCTTGTATAAACCCCTTGTATAAATCCAATGTATAAACCCAGCTGGTTAAAATTTAATCGGACTTCCTTCACACGCTTTGCAATTTTATTAGCAATAGTTGTGGTGATCGCTCTCTTTTTTCGAGATGACTGGATTCGGCCATTGTTGGGTGATGTTTTAATTGTGATGGTGATTGCTTATTTCATTCATGCGTTTGTTGCAGTGTCCCTGCGTAAAATTGCTATTGGGACACTGGTCTTTGCTTACACGATCGAGTTGCTTCAATTTTTCAATATAATTGATATTCTCGGCTGGCGTCATTCTCAACTAGCCCATCTCACCATTGGCTCCACTTTTGATTGGCGAGATTTAGTCGCTTATACGCTGGGGATTGCGATCGTGCTTTTCACCACCGATCGCGGATAGAAACCAAGGCAATGAAGCCTGCTCTTCCGGGGTCAAATCTGCTTTTCCAGGGTCATTTGTGCGAGTTGAATGATTTATGGAAAACAGCGTAGGACGGAGGCTCGCCAATACTAGTGGGTGAAATACTAGTGGGTGAAATTTACTCCCAGCCAACTGTCCTTATATGGCCGTTTGGACTTCGGATTCCTCATGCGGACTTGAAATCCGTCCCTCTCCAACCTGCCGTCCTCACACCTGTTGGGGTAAGACAGCATCGCCGTAGTGTTCATACTGGCACCACCACTCTGAGACTGTGTACGATACACACCCAAATATTCGCTAATCTCGTTCACTCACTTTCCCTGCTGTCACAGTCGAATAGCTTGCTATCGTAGATAATCTTGGGTTTCAATGCTGAGGTGTCGGGCATCAGGTTTATCCATCGCAAACCTCCTTGGCCCTCTATTTCTATCATAGCTCCACTGTAATTGCCTTTCGCCTAATATTTGATTGCCGAGGTAATAGTTCATACCAATGGCATCATTAACTTGCTTAACCAGAACTCTCAAGATTCCCCCCATGCTGTTTCAAGTTGATTGAAATCGCATACTAATATCCAACCAAGGCGCACGGGTAATCGGCGCACTACTAGAAATAAAATCTACCCCCGTCTCCGCGATCGCTCGAATCGTCTCCAAACTCACATTCCCCGATGCCTCAATCTTTACCCGTGGATTATGGGCACGAATCTTCTGCACCGCCTCCCGCATCCGTTCCAGCGGCATATTATCCAGCATAATGATATCTGCCCCGTGGGTCAGCGCCTCCGCCACCTGCTCCAACGTCTCCGTCTCCACCTCGATCGTCAACGGATAGGGTAGGCTCGATCTCACTTGAGCGATCGCAGGGCCAATTCCGCCCCCCGCCACAATGTGGTTATCCTTCAACATCGCCGAATCATCCAACCCCATGCGATGGTTCACCGCTCCCCCCACCTGGGAAGCATATTTTTCTAGAATCCGCAGTCCCGGTGTTGTTTTGCGCGTATCGGCAAACTGTGTCGGCAGATCTTCAATCTTCTCAACAAACTGCCGCGTTGCTGTCGCAATTCCACTCAACCGCATCACCAAATTCAACGCCACCCGCTCCCCCGACAGCAACGCATCAAAGGAACCGTTGATCTGGGCGATCGGCGTTCCCGCCCTGACAAATTCCCCCTCCACCACCTGCGGCACAAATTCCACCGCTTGATCCAAGAGGTAAAACACCCGCCCCGCGATCGGCAATCCCGCAATCACCCCATCGGCCTTCGCAATCCACAGCGCTTGACTGGTCTGCATTGCCGCTGCCCCGTCGCCAAGCCCCAACGCCTGCGTCGCCCGATCGCCCCGCCCAATATCCTCCCGTAGCCACTCCTGCAAACTGCGATCGAGGACAACCCAATGCGGCAGCGCGTATTTTGAACCCTTCATACCCATTCATCCTGCTAATTACTGACCCATCTTGCGTTTGAGTTGTTGTAACTCCTCCTCCGCTTCCCAATTTTGGAATTGTTTTTCCAACGGATCAGCCGGATTCACATTCATACGAGGAATTTGGTTCCAAGTCGCCTTCCAGGTTGCATTGGGAGCGGGGTTGGGCTGAGCTGCCCGCTGGGTTGCCTGCTGGGCCTGTACCTGTTCCAGCTTTGCCTTGACCTCCTGCCGCTGCCCCTGAATTTTCTTCTGCAATTCTTCCGTTTGCTTCACCCGATCGCGCAGCAGTTCCATCTGCCCCCACAGTTGGTTCCCTGTGCGAATCAACGAGGCTTCATGGGCTTGGGCCGGTTCCGCCAAATCCCGCCGATTGGCTGCCTTCGCCTTTTCGATGCGTACATGCCAACGCTGCACATCCTGGGCCGTTTCCCGGATTTTTTGCTCCACCTGTTGAATGCGCGATCGCAAGTCGGCAAGTAAGCGACCCGTTTCCTGCTCCTGCTGATAGAGCTTTTCCTCCAGCGCTTGCAGTTCCAGATGGGGATTATTTTTGAGAAATTCGTCAATCCGATCCTCTAGAAATTGGCTGACATCATCGAATAGACCCATCGCATAGCTCCTTCAGATAAGCTCTCCGCAAACGTTGAGTCAGCTTACCCCCAGGCCAATGCTAGGCCGATTTTCTAGGACGGCATGGGAGGGGCAAACACAAGTTAGACATTGATCCAGAACCTTTCTATTCTAACCAATTCCCAGTCCTCCGCTGAACGGTGAGTCCAAGGCCAAGTCGGCAATCGGTTGAGCCGTTGAATCATCTACTGTTGCAAATTATGCGATTAAATCGCTGATGATTCAGTTCGATCGAATGATTTCAGAAACTATTTTTGGTTATTTTTAATTAATTTTATTGCATTACGCTATTCTTTGCATTAACGACACTGCTTCTTGCGCTGTTACATATATTTATCCATCACACCCACACAGTATAGTACAATTGAATTAATCTAATCCATGCCATCCCTCAGCCCCCTATGCGGCGAGACACCATCTTCTACAAACTCTTCCAAACCTATCCCACCCTGCTGTTCGACCTCCTCGGAACCCACCCCACCCATGCCCAGCAATACCGCTTCGATTCCGTCGCCGTCAAAGAAGCTAAATTCGAAATCGACGGCGTCTTCCTCCCTCCCGAAGACCAACCTCCCGCCACAGTCTACTTCTGCGAAGTGCAATTCCAACGCGACGAACAACTCTACGAACGCCTCTTCGGCGAATCCTTCCTCTACTTCTACCGCCAACGGCAACGCTTCACCGACTGGCAAGCCGCCATCATCTACCCCACCCGATCGATCGAACAAGCCACGATCGGCCCCTACGAAGACCTATTCCACGGTTCCCGCGTCCATCATATTTACCTGGACGAATTGGGTAACCTCGACAATTTGCCCCTCGGTGTTGCCCTGATGGTACTCACCATCCTGGATGAAGCCACAATTCCCCAAGCAGCCCGCAATCTCCTCGATCGTTCTAGCCAGACCGAACTCCCAGAGCGCGATCGGCGTGGCATTATGGAAATGATCACCACCATTTTGGCCTACAAGTTTACCCATCTCACTCGTCGCGAGGTAGAAGCCATGCTCGGCATCACACTCCAAGAAACCCGCTTTTACCAAGAAGCCAAAGAAGAAGGCCGGGAAGAAGGCCGGGAAGAAGGTCGGGAAGAAGGTCGGGAAGAAGGGCTGCAAACGGGGCGGCAACAAGAATGCCGATCGCTCGTGCTGCGCCTACTGACCCGACGCTTGGGCACCCTGCCCGATGAAATTCCATCGCTCTTGGAAGCCCGATCGATTTCTAACCTGGAAGCCCTTGCCGAAGCCCTCTTCGACTTCACGACGATCGCTGATTTACAAACCTGGTTACAACAACATCCTGACGAGCAATCATAGACCATCATCGGGGGTAAGCGACCGTCACCCCCGATCCCCCATCATGCTTCTCGGCTGCTTCAAACTTGGCCACCCGAGGATGCTGCTTCAAAAACTCATGCACCCCTTGGCGTAATTTTCCTGTTCCATGGCCATGGATAATCCAGATTGGGCCTTGGGCTGCTGAAATTGCCCGATCGATCGTAATTTCCGCATCAGCAACCCGACTGCCCCGAATATCAAACGTATTACTCTCCGTCCGGATCGCAGGGGCTAACGGTGGAGGGGTCGGTTCGGCCTTGCGATTGTCCTTAGTTTGCTCCTTCGGTTTCTCCTCCCGTTGTACCTTTTGGCCTTGCAGCGATTCAATTTCATAGATCGAGATGGTCATCTTCATGATGCCGAACCGAACTATCAAATCCTCCACATCCACCGCCAGTACTTCCGCCGTCTGCCCTAAACGCGGAATTCTAACCCGATCGCCCACCTTTGGCTGAAATCCCGGTTTTTGCTTCGGTTGTGCGGAGGGTAAATGGCGATTGGCCACCTTTTGCAACTGTTCCGTCGCCGCTTGGGCATCCTGGGCAGTGGGTGTCCCTTTTTGCAATTGCTTAATCACCTGGGCAATCTGCGACTTCGCATCCAACAGCATTTTTTGCACCGCATCTTCCTGGGCCTGCTTCAGTTCTCGCTCCCGTTCCTTCAGCTTTTGCGCCTTTGCGGTCACCTGCTCATAGAAAAACTCCGCCTGCTTAATCAAGCGATCGGCTTCCTTGGCCTTGGCTTCCTGTTCCCGCCGTTGTGCTTCCAATCCCGCAATCACGTCGTTAATATCCTGGGACAGCCCTCCCACATAGGTTTGGGCCGCATCCACCACAGAATCTTGGAGACCCAGCCGTCGCGCGATCGTCAAGGCGTTCGATCGGCCCGGAATGCCCCACAGTAGCCGATAGGTGGGCGAAAGTGAGACATCATCAAATTCCACCGAAGCATTTTCAAAGCGATCGTCCTGGTATTTCAACGCCTTTAACTCGCCAAAGTGTGTCGTCGCGATCGTCAATTTTGTGTGATCGGCCAAATGCTTCAACAACGCGATCGCCAAGGCACTCCCCTCCGATGGGTCTGTCCCCGCGCCAACTTCATCCAACAGTACTAGAGAATTCGACAACGCCTTAGAAACCGTAGCAGATGACTCAGAAGATAATGTGTCAATTAACGCTGGGGACTCTGCTAGAGAATCTGCATTCTCCTCATTAAGCAACGTTTCAGTTAGTTCGATCGGTAATGCTTCCCCTGGAGATAACGCATTCAAAATCCGACCAATGCGGCGAATGTGACCAGAAAACGTCGATAGACTCTGCTGCAACGACTGCTCATCCCCAATATCCGCCAGAATTTGGCTAAACCAAGGCAGTTCCACGGGTTCCCGCGCGGGAACAAATAAGCCCACCTTCGCCATTAACACCGCCAGTGCCAGGGTTTTCAACGTCACCGTCTTCCCCCCGGTGTTTGGCCCCGTAATCGCCACGACCCGAATCTGCGGATCGATCGTTAAATGGATCGGCACGACATCACGCCCTTGTTCATGCTGTTGCTGCCAAATTAACAGCGGATGGCGCAAATTCCGTAGCACGATCGGCTCTGTTTTTCCCGCTTCCCCCCAATCAATAAATCGCGGCGGATTCGCTTCTAACCAAAAGCTATAGCGCGCCCTTGCCGTCGCCAAATCCAACCGCGTACAAATTGCCACTAACGCTTCTAAATCCTCTTGAACCGCAGCCACCTGTTCCGTTAGCTTGCGTCGAATGGCCTCTTCTTCCGCCTGTTCCTGCCGCAGAAATTGCCGCAACGCATTATTCATCTGCACCGTCGATTGCGGCTCCACATACAACGTTGCCCCACTCATGGATGCGTCATGGACAATTCCTGGAATGGCATCCTTTTGTGGAGCCTTCACCGGAATCACAAAACGGCCATCCCGTTGAGTAATGACGGGTTCCTGAATCGCGTTACCGTGGCGACTCAGCATTTTTTGCAAGACGCTATAAATTCGATCGCGGGTGCTGCGAATTTTTTCCCGAATGTCCGCTAACTTTGGACTGGCCCGTTCCGTTACCTTGCCCCGATCGTCAATGCAGCGATAAATTTCCTGTTCGATTTCAGGATAGGTGCGCAGTTCCGCTACCAATTCCGTCAGCGTTGGCAAATTGTCCTGATTCTCGATCGTCCGTCGCAGATTGCGTGCCCCCGCCAAGGTCGTCGCAATCTCCAGCAACTCCTCTCCAGAAAGAATGCCTTGCAACGCCGATCGTTCTAAGGCATCCCCAATATCCTGAATGCCCGTAAACTGCAACCCGCTTGCCAATTGATTTTCCAGCGTATAGACTTCACGGGTTTGGGCCAATAATTGCAAGGTTTCGGCTTGAGTGGTGGGAATTTGTAAATTCCGCGCTGCGATCGCCCCTAACTTTGTCGCTGCAAAGGTCGCCAAATGCTGACAGAGCCGCGACCACTCTAAGAGGTCTAAGGTTTCTTGTTGGATGCGATCGGGCTGGGTCAAAGTTGCTTGGGTCAAAGTTGCTTGGGTCAAAGTTGCTTGAGTCAAATTTTGTGGGCTAGCAGGGGGAATCAAAGCGTTCATCGGGAAAACAGGACTCTCTCTATTCTAAAGGATGGTGTTCGGAGCGACATCCTGGGCAAGGGGTTAACTAATCGGATCGTCAATGCGATCGTGCAGCTCTGGGGTTTGCTGGGATTTGCTGTCCAACGGGATGCCAAAAGCCCTATCCTAGGATTTCTGGATTTCGCCAGCCCATTCAATGGATCCAAAAAGCCACCTTCTTGGTAATTCCTGATAAAATATTGACTTTTAATTTTGGTAATTTAAACTATAAATATCTACTCTCATCCATCTCACCCAAGGATCCTTCGATCGTGTTTACCACCGTTGCACCGACCCAAAATCCCCTACCTCGCGATCTTTTTGCGGCCATTCAAGATCTCAAAAAAGAGCTAAATGCCGTGATTTTGGCTCACTATTACCAAGATTCTGAGATCCAAGACATCGCAGACTATCTGGGCGATTCCCTCGGCCTATCCCAACAGGCAGCCCAAACCCAGGCGGATGTCATCGTCTTTGCGGGGGTTCACTTTATGGCGGAAACTGCCAAAATTCTCAACCCCGAAAAATTAGTGCTCCTCCCCGATTTGGCCGCTGGCTGCTCCCTAGCTGATAGTTGTCCCCCAGATGCCTTCGCTGACTTCAAACGGCAGCACCCGGATCACATTGTGATCTCCTACATCAACTGCACAGCGGAAATCAAAGCGATGAGTGACATCATCTGCACCAGTGCCAACGCCGTCAAAATCGTCAACCAAATTCCCCTGGATCAACCGATCATCTTCGCCCCCGATCGTAACTTGGGACGCTACGTCATGGAACAAACTGGGCGCGAGATGGTGCTGTGGCAGGGCAGTTGCATGGTGCATGAAACATTTTCTGAGAAAAAACTGATTGCCCTCAAAATGGCCCATCCCCAGGCAGAAG
This region includes:
- the nadC gene encoding carboxylating nicotinate-nucleotide diphosphorylase — translated: MKGSKYALPHWVVLDRSLQEWLREDIGRGDRATQALGLGDGAAAMQTSQALWIAKADGVIAGLPIAGRVFYLLDQAVEFVPQVVEGEFVRAGTPIAQINGSFDALLSGERVALNLVMRLSGIATATRQFVEKIEDLPTQFADTRKTTPGLRILEKYASQVGGAVNHRMGLDDSAMLKDNHIVAGGGIGPAIAQVRSSLPYPLTIEVETETLEQVAEALTHGADIIMLDNMPLERMREAVQKIRAHNPRVKIEASGNVSLETIRAIAETGVDFISSSAPITRAPWLDISMRFQST
- a CDS encoding endonuclease MutS2 produces the protein MNALIPPASPQNLTQATLTQATLTQATLTQPDRIQQETLDLLEWSRLCQHLATFAATKLGAIAARNLQIPTTQAETLQLLAQTREVYTLENQLASGLQFTGIQDIGDALERSALQGILSGEELLEIATTLAGARNLRRTIENQDNLPTLTELVAELRTYPEIEQEIYRCIDDRGKVTERASPKLADIREKIRSTRDRIYSVLQKMLSRHGNAIQEPVITQRDGRFVIPVKAPQKDAIPGIVHDASMSGATLYVEPQSTVQMNNALRQFLRQEQAEEEAIRRKLTEQVAAVQEDLEALVAICTRLDLATARARYSFWLEANPPRFIDWGEAGKTEPIVLRNLRHPLLIWQQQHEQGRDVVPIHLTIDPQIRVVAITGPNTGGKTVTLKTLALAVLMAKVGLFVPAREPVELPWFSQILADIGDEQSLQQSLSTFSGHIRRIGRILNALSPGEALPIELTETLLNEENADSLAESPALIDTLSSESSATVSKALSNSLVLLDEVGAGTDPSEGSALAIALLKHLADHTKLTIATTHFGELKALKYQDDRFENASVEFDDVSLSPTYRLLWGIPGRSNALTIARRLGLQDSVVDAAQTYVGGLSQDINDVIAGLEAQRREQEAKAKEADRLIKQAEFFYEQVTAKAQKLKERERELKQAQEDAVQKMLLDAKSQIAQVIKQLQKGTPTAQDAQAATEQLQKVANRHLPSAQPKQKPGFQPKVGDRVRIPRLGQTAEVLAVDVEDLIVRFGIMKMTISIYEIESLQGQKVQREEKPKEQTKDNRKAEPTPPPLAPAIRTESNTFDIRGSRVADAEITIDRAISAAQGPIWIIHGHGTGKLRQGVHEFLKQHPRVAKFEAAEKHDGGSGVTVAYPR
- a CDS encoding DUF2809 domain-containing protein, with translation MVIALFFRDDWIRPLLGDVLIVMVIAYFIHAFVAVSLRKIAIGTLVFAYTIELLQFFNIIDILGWRHSQLAHLTIGSTFDWRDLVAYTLGIAIVLFTTDRG
- a CDS encoding DUF2231 domain-containing protein: MLEYLPPLNDHNLPYPDTIHPIVVHFVIAMVLFAVFCDVLGYFTRNVRLYEVSWWNLFFATISIFIAIIFGQVEAGLAEPYTAAESTLNLHTLLGWSLSGIIAAITAWRYILRSGNPKELPVPFLGVGIVLVGLVCVQVYLGDILVWVYGLHTVPVVEAVKEGIL
- a CDS encoding TIGR04376 family protein, which encodes MGLFDDVSQFLEDRIDEFLKNNPHLELQALEEKLYQQEQETGRLLADLRSRIQQVEQKIRETAQDVQRWHVRIEKAKAANRRDLAEPAQAHEASLIRTGNQLWGQMELLRDRVKQTEELQKKIQGQRQEVKAKLEQVQAQQATQRAAQPNPAPNATWKATWNQIPRMNVNPADPLEKQFQNWEAEEELQQLKRKMGQ
- the nadA gene encoding quinolinate synthase NadA, with product MFTTVAPTQNPLPRDLFAAIQDLKKELNAVILAHYYQDSEIQDIADYLGDSLGLSQQAAQTQADVIVFAGVHFMAETAKILNPEKLVLLPDLAAGCSLADSCPPDAFADFKRQHPDHIVISYINCTAEIKAMSDIICTSANAVKIVNQIPLDQPIIFAPDRNLGRYVMEQTGREMVLWQGSCMVHETFSEKKLIALKMAHPQAEVIAHPECEIPLLKHANYIASTTGLLKYCQQSRSSSFIVVTEPGIIHQMQKAAPDKEFIPAPPTQNCACNECPHMRLNTLEKLYLAMKNRAPEITLPEATRVAALRPMQRMLEMS
- a CDS encoding Rpn family recombination-promoting nuclease/putative transposase produces the protein MRRDTIFYKLFQTYPTLLFDLLGTHPTHAQQYRFDSVAVKEAKFEIDGVFLPPEDQPPATVYFCEVQFQRDEQLYERLFGESFLYFYRQRQRFTDWQAAIIYPTRSIEQATIGPYEDLFHGSRVHHIYLDELGNLDNLPLGVALMVLTILDEATIPQAARNLLDRSSQTELPERDRRGIMEMITTILAYKFTHLTRREVEAMLGITLQETRFYQEAKEEGREEGREEGREEGREEGLQTGRQQECRSLVLRLLTRRLGTLPDEIPSLLEARSISNLEALAEALFDFTTIADLQTWLQQHPDEQS